Proteins from one Pseudomonas grandcourensis genomic window:
- a CDS encoding efflux RND transporter permease subunit: MSEGRFNLSAIAVRERSITVFLIFLIAVAGILSFFQLGRAEDPPFTVKQLTVITAWPGATAQEMQDQVAEPLEKRLQELKWYDRTETYTRPGLAFTMVSLLDSTPPSQVQEEFYQARKKLDDEARKLPAGVIGPMVNDEFSDVTFALFALKAKGEPQRLLVRDAESLRQRLLHVPGVKKVNIIGEQPERIFVSFSHDRLATLGVSPQDIFAALNSQNVLTPAGSIETDGPQVFLRVDGAFDKLEKIRDTPLAIQGRTLKLSDVATIERGYEDPATFLVRNNGEEALLLGIVMREGWNGLDLGKALDAETTKINEGMPLGMTLSKVTDQSVNISSAVGEFMVKFFVALLVVMLVCFLSMGWRVGVVVAAAVPLTLAVVFVVMAATGKNFDRITLGSLILALGLLVDDAIIAIEMMVVKMEEGYDRIKASAYAWSHTAAPMLSGTLVTAIGFMPNGFAQSTAGEYTSNMFWIVGIALIASWVVAVAFTPYLGVKMLPNIKKVEGGHAAIYNTPNYNRFRQVLTRVIARKWLVAGTVIASFVVAILGMSLVKKQFFPTSDRPEVLIEVQMPYGTSIEQTSATTAKIEAWLQKQGEAKIVTAYIGQGAPRFYLAMAPELPDPSFAKIVVLTDSQEEREALKFRIREAAAEGLAPEARVRVTQLVFGPYSPFPVAYRVMGPDPSTLREIAGQVQDVLQSSSMMRTVNIDWGPLTPTLHFALDQDRLEAVGLTSSSVAQQLQFLLAGVPITAVREDIRSVQVVGRAAGDIRLDPAKIEGFTLVGTAGQRIPLSQVGAVDVRMEDPILRRRDRTPTITVRGDIAEGLQPPDVSSVIMKELQPVIDKLPGGYRIEQAGAIEESGKAGKAMLPLFPIMIAMTLLVIILQVRSISAMIMVFLTSPLGLIGVVPTLLIFQQPFGINALVGLIALSGILMRNTLILIGQIHHNAQEGLDPFHAVVEATVQRARPVLLTALAAILAFIPLTHSVFWGTLAYTLIGGTFVGTIMTLVFLPAMYSIWFKIRPVKKASTEAAKSLRHGRAGAA, encoded by the coding sequence ATGAGCGAGGGTCGCTTCAATCTTTCCGCGATCGCCGTTCGTGAGCGCTCCATCACGGTGTTTCTGATCTTCCTGATTGCCGTTGCGGGCATCTTGTCGTTCTTTCAACTGGGGCGCGCGGAAGATCCTCCGTTTACGGTCAAGCAGTTAACGGTCATTACCGCTTGGCCGGGCGCCACGGCGCAGGAGATGCAGGATCAGGTAGCAGAGCCACTTGAAAAACGCCTGCAAGAACTGAAATGGTACGACCGCACGGAAACCTACACCCGTCCTGGCCTGGCCTTCACGATGGTGTCACTGCTCGATAGCACGCCGCCTTCACAAGTGCAGGAGGAGTTCTATCAGGCGCGTAAAAAGCTCGACGATGAGGCCCGGAAGCTGCCAGCGGGAGTCATCGGGCCAATGGTTAACGACGAATTTTCGGACGTGACATTTGCGCTTTTCGCCCTGAAAGCCAAAGGCGAGCCGCAGCGACTGTTGGTGCGTGATGCTGAATCTTTGCGCCAGCGCCTGTTGCACGTGCCGGGCGTGAAGAAGGTCAACATCATTGGGGAACAGCCCGAGCGTATCTTTGTTTCCTTTTCCCATGATCGACTGGCCACCTTGGGCGTATCCCCCCAGGATATCTTCGCCGCTCTGAACAGCCAGAACGTGCTCACGCCCGCCGGTTCGATCGAAACCGACGGGCCGCAGGTCTTCCTCCGGGTAGACGGCGCCTTCGATAAGTTGGAGAAAATTCGTGATACGCCCCTTGCGATTCAGGGGCGCACGCTCAAACTCTCTGACGTGGCGACGATCGAGCGTGGTTATGAAGATCCCGCAACCTTTCTTGTGCGCAATAACGGTGAAGAGGCTTTGTTGCTTGGGATCGTGATGCGTGAGGGCTGGAACGGTCTCGACCTGGGCAAGGCGTTGGACGCCGAGACGACCAAGATAAATGAAGGCATGCCTTTGGGCATGACGCTCTCCAAGGTCACCGATCAATCTGTAAATATCAGTTCGGCCGTCGGCGAGTTCATGGTCAAATTTTTCGTCGCGCTGCTTGTGGTGATGCTTGTCTGCTTTCTCAGCATGGGCTGGCGTGTAGGCGTTGTGGTCGCTGCGGCTGTGCCGTTGACGTTGGCCGTGGTGTTTGTGGTGATGGCGGCCACTGGAAAGAACTTTGACCGCATCACCCTTGGCTCGTTGATTCTGGCGCTTGGACTGCTGGTGGACGACGCCATCATTGCTATCGAAATGATGGTGGTGAAAATGGAAGAGGGCTACGACCGCATCAAAGCTTCCGCGTACGCCTGGAGTCATACGGCCGCGCCGATGCTTTCCGGTACGCTAGTGACGGCTATCGGCTTTATGCCCAACGGCTTCGCGCAATCGACCGCCGGCGAGTACACCAGCAACATGTTCTGGATCGTGGGCATTGCCCTGATTGCCTCCTGGGTGGTCGCGGTAGCTTTTACCCCGTACCTGGGGGTGAAGATGTTGCCGAACATCAAGAAGGTCGAGGGTGGTCACGCGGCCATCTACAACACCCCTAACTACAACCGCTTCCGCCAGGTTTTGACGCGGGTCATCGCTCGCAAATGGCTGGTGGCCGGTACTGTCATCGCTTCGTTTGTGGTGGCGATCCTCGGCATGAGCCTGGTCAAGAAGCAGTTCTTCCCGACCTCGGACCGTCCAGAGGTATTGATTGAAGTGCAAATGCCTTATGGCACCTCCATTGAGCAGACCAGCGCCACCACCGCCAAGATAGAGGCCTGGCTGCAAAAGCAGGGTGAGGCAAAAATCGTCACCGCTTATATCGGGCAAGGCGCGCCGCGCTTCTATCTGGCGATGGCGCCGGAACTCCCCGATCCGTCTTTCGCGAAGATTGTGGTGCTGACGGACAGCCAAGAGGAGCGCGAGGCCCTCAAGTTCCGTATCCGCGAGGCGGCTGCTGAGGGACTTGCCCCCGAAGCGCGTGTCAGGGTGACTCAGCTTGTGTTTGGTCCGTATTCGCCATTCCCTGTTGCCTACCGGGTAATGGGGCCTGATCCGTCAACGTTGCGCGAGATTGCGGGCCAGGTACAGGACGTGTTGCAGTCGAGCTCGATGATGAGAACTGTCAACATCGATTGGGGGCCTCTGACGCCGACGCTGCATTTCGCTCTGGATCAGGATCGCTTGGAGGCGGTTGGGTTGACATCAAGTTCAGTCGCGCAACAACTGCAGTTCCTGCTGGCGGGCGTACCGATCACCGCGGTTCGTGAGGACATTCGTTCGGTGCAGGTGGTGGGTCGCGCAGCGGGTGATATTCGGCTCGATCCCGCCAAGATAGAAGGCTTTACGTTGGTAGGTACGGCGGGTCAGCGGATTCCGTTGTCCCAGGTGGGAGCGGTCGATGTGCGTATGGAAGATCCGATCCTCCGGCGTCGTGACCGCACACCGACCATCACCGTGCGCGGTGACATTGCCGAAGGTCTGCAGCCACCGGACGTCTCGAGCGTGATCATGAAGGAGTTGCAGCCCGTCATCGACAAGCTGCCTGGCGGGTACCGGATTGAGCAGGCGGGTGCAATCGAGGAGTCGGGCAAGGCCGGCAAAGCGATGTTGCCGCTGTTCCCGATCATGATTGCCATGACGCTGCTGGTCATCATTCTGCAGGTTCGTTCTATCTCGGCGATGATCATGGTGTTCCTCACCTCGCCACTGGGGTTGATTGGTGTGGTGCCGACACTGCTTATTTTCCAGCAGCCGTTTGGTATCAACGCTCTGGTCGGTCTAATCGCTCTTTCGGGCATTCTGATGCGCAATACGCTGATTCTGATTGGGCAAATCCATCACAACGCACAAGAAGGACTGGACCCATTTCACGCAGTGGTCGAAGCCACGGTACAACGCGCCCGCCCAGTACTGCTGACAGCGCTGGCAGCAATCCTGGCGTTCATTCCGCTGACACACTCCGTCTTCTGGGGGACGCTGGCTTACACGCTGATCGGAGGCACGTTCGTCGGAACCATCATGACGCTGGTGTTCCTGCCAGCGATGTACTCCATCTGGTTCAAGATCCGTCCTGTCAAAAAAGCGTCAACTGAAGCGGCGAAAAGCC
- a CDS encoding efflux RND transporter periplasmic adaptor subunit — MRRLRPFPIAACLLPLVLTACGDSSTVEDPRTLAPLVRVSAVQASSDVSRSFTGVVAARVQGDLGFRVSGKVLERLVDTGQTVKRGQPLMRLDPIDLGLQARAQQESVIAARARAKQTADDEARYRNLVAAGAISASAYDQIKAAADTAKAQLSAAEAQADVARNASGYAVLFADSDGVVVETLAEPGQVVSPGQPVVRLARAGQREAIVHLPETLRPAAGSTAQATLYGNTTGAVTAKLRLLSDSADRMTRTFEARYVLEGALANAPIGSTVTLRIAEGTAQGQAMQVPIAAVYDPGKGTGVWVIVGNPAKVAWRPVQVLGLSDDSARVAGDLKVGEQIVALGAHLLREGEEVRSPQQDDAKVAGGRP; from the coding sequence ATGCGCCGGCTTCGACCTTTCCCCATTGCCGCTTGCTTGTTGCCTCTCGTCCTGACGGCGTGTGGCGACTCATCCACCGTTGAGGATCCGCGTACGCTTGCCCCACTGGTGAGGGTCTCTGCGGTTCAGGCTTCGTCCGACGTCTCGCGTTCCTTCACAGGTGTAGTGGCTGCCCGCGTCCAGGGCGACCTGGGTTTTCGGGTATCAGGCAAGGTGCTTGAGCGTCTGGTCGACACCGGTCAAACCGTTAAACGTGGTCAGCCACTTATGCGCCTCGATCCCATCGACCTGGGGTTGCAGGCGCGTGCACAGCAAGAGTCGGTCATAGCCGCTCGGGCCCGAGCCAAGCAGACAGCGGATGACGAGGCTCGATATCGCAACCTGGTCGCCGCAGGCGCTATTTCTGCATCGGCCTACGACCAGATCAAAGCCGCAGCGGATACCGCAAAGGCGCAGCTTAGCGCCGCTGAAGCGCAGGCTGATGTAGCCCGCAATGCTTCTGGTTATGCGGTGCTGTTTGCCGATTCCGACGGCGTTGTGGTGGAGACGCTCGCCGAGCCCGGACAAGTTGTCAGCCCGGGACAGCCCGTGGTTCGACTGGCGCGGGCCGGCCAGCGCGAAGCGATCGTGCACCTGCCCGAGACGTTGCGTCCCGCAGCAGGATCCACCGCGCAGGCGACGCTTTATGGCAATACCACGGGTGCTGTTACAGCGAAGCTGAGATTGCTTTCTGACTCGGCCGACCGTATGACGCGCACCTTTGAGGCGCGGTATGTGCTTGAGGGCGCGCTGGCCAATGCACCGATAGGTTCGACCGTCACGCTTCGGATCGCTGAAGGCACCGCGCAAGGGCAAGCGATGCAAGTGCCGATCGCAGCCGTTTATGACCCAGGCAAAGGCACTGGCGTATGGGTCATCGTCGGTAATCCTGCGAAGGTGGCCTGGCGACCTGTTCAAGTCTTGGGTCTGAGCGACGACTCAGCCCGAGTCGCGGGCGATCTCAAGGTCGGTGAGCAGATCGTAGCGTTAGGCGCACATCTGTTGCGAGAGGGTGAAGAAGTGAGATCGCCTCAACAGGATGACGCCAAAGTTGCCGGAGGTCGTCCATGA
- a CDS encoding efflux transporter outer membrane subunit yields MPPLRPITLLVSAGLMAGCAVGPDYHRPDAPLSDRYLGQPSVEQRRGATPTSLVAWWEGFGDPVLTDFISKALEQNLDLAQASARVTQARAGLGAANAALLPSGNLSGQAARSYQSIETPLGQVLNSTPGYDRYASSYEANLDASWEVDVFGGLRRGREAALAEYQASQAGVAATRLAIAAQTADIYITIRGLQTRLDIANRQVKTQQDLLEKVQLLYSKGLAANYQVRQTEGELSQVQATVPVLQSGLDAAMNALDVMLGTPPGTHRTQLASAGSIPVAPQIKAMGTPADLLRRRPDLIVAERRLAASNARIGEAIAEYYPKFSLSALLGSATAVSAGNLFTGGASQSAGVLGLRWRLFDFGRINAEIDQAKGQEAETLAAYRQSVLRATEDVENALSSLVNREAQATILTAGEASLTQARQSSFIAYEKGTASLIDVLHADETMLQASDARAQARTESARAAVAAFKSLGGGWQPPEAQAVATR; encoded by the coding sequence ATGCCTCCCCTCCGTCCAATTACTCTTTTGGTCAGCGCCGGCTTAATGGCAGGCTGCGCGGTCGGTCCGGACTACCATCGTCCAGACGCTCCGCTTTCGGATCGTTACTTGGGTCAGCCTTCTGTCGAACAGCGGCGTGGAGCGACACCGACCAGCCTTGTAGCCTGGTGGGAAGGCTTTGGTGATCCAGTGCTGACCGACTTCATCTCCAAGGCGCTTGAGCAGAATCTGGACCTGGCGCAAGCGTCGGCGCGAGTCACGCAGGCGCGGGCCGGACTAGGTGCTGCAAATGCCGCTCTACTCCCCTCAGGGAACCTCAGCGGACAGGCCGCGCGCTCCTACCAGTCAATCGAGACGCCGCTTGGCCAGGTGTTGAACTCAACGCCTGGCTATGATCGGTACGCAAGCTCCTACGAGGCCAACCTCGATGCCAGCTGGGAGGTAGATGTCTTTGGCGGATTGCGCCGCGGACGCGAGGCTGCTTTGGCCGAGTACCAGGCTTCCCAGGCGGGCGTCGCTGCCACACGATTGGCCATCGCCGCGCAGACCGCTGACATCTACATCACTATCCGCGGACTGCAAACCCGGCTGGACATTGCGAATAGGCAAGTCAAGACGCAGCAGGATTTGTTAGAGAAAGTCCAATTGCTCTACAGCAAGGGGCTCGCCGCCAATTATCAGGTTCGCCAGACCGAGGGGGAGCTATCGCAGGTCCAAGCGACAGTGCCGGTCCTGCAGAGCGGTCTGGATGCTGCCATGAATGCGCTGGATGTAATGCTCGGCACGCCACCAGGCACTCACCGCACGCAACTGGCAAGTGCGGGGAGCATTCCTGTAGCGCCGCAGATAAAGGCGATGGGAACGCCGGCCGATTTGCTGCGCCGCCGGCCAGATCTCATTGTGGCTGAGCGCCGTCTTGCGGCTTCAAACGCACGCATCGGGGAAGCGATTGCCGAGTACTACCCGAAATTCTCCCTTAGCGCATTGCTGGGCAGTGCCACGGCTGTATCCGCAGGCAACCTTTTTACCGGCGGCGCCAGCCAGTCGGCGGGCGTATTGGGACTGCGCTGGAGACTCTTCGACTTCGGTCGCATAAACGCCGAAATCGACCAGGCCAAGGGACAGGAAGCCGAAACCCTGGCCGCTTACCGTCAGTCCGTGCTGCGCGCCACCGAGGATGTCGAGAACGCGTTGTCCTCACTGGTGAATCGGGAAGCTCAAGCAACCATCCTCACCGCCGGAGAGGCGTCTCTGACACAGGCGCGCCAATCGTCGTTCATTGCCTATGAGAAAGGCACGGCCAGCCTGATCGATGTCCTGCACGCTGACGAGACGATGCTGCAGGCTTCTGATGCCCGAGCGCAAGCACGAACGGAATCGGCACGAGCGGCGGTTGCGGCATTCAAGTCGCTAGGTGGTGGCTGGCAACCTCCTGAAGCCCAGGCTGTTGCGACACGATGA
- a CDS encoding outer membrane protein transport protein, whose product MKKIVLKTPFGLAVVLASSNVFASGFALNEQSISGMGSGFAGRSSSAEDASTVFGNPAGMSRLKREQVSVGAATLFAKSDISQTRSTFGGQEDGDMVPTTTVPMGYYVKPIDEHWAFGVGFYVPFGLMTDYGSGFAGRYYANKSEVTTLTFQPTISYAFNDRVSIGFGPTINRISGELSGMVPNPLSPGRNDGKLKSTGDDTALGFNAGILVQATDRTRLGMTYHSKVSYKLDAKTKVTDGIFSVLGVSGQSYDASLDVDTPESVDFSVTHQLNNDWTVYLGSTWTRWSRFKELTIENTGLPPALSGALGTITEEQNWHDTWAHAIGAAYQLNNQWVLRAGFSVDQSPTNNTNRGPRIPTGDRKVVSFGAGWTPADNVTIDVAYSYLWEESVQVNQTSPTRGAYGAKYKNSASGLGASVSYRF is encoded by the coding sequence ATGAAAAAAATAGTGCTCAAGACCCCATTTGGCCTTGCTGTCGTGCTCGCATCCTCAAACGTTTTTGCAAGCGGCTTCGCTCTTAATGAACAGAGCATCAGTGGGATGGGATCGGGGTTTGCCGGTCGTTCCTCTTCTGCTGAAGATGCGAGTACGGTATTCGGTAATCCCGCGGGAATGTCTCGCTTGAAAAGAGAGCAGGTCAGCGTGGGGGCTGCGACCCTGTTTGCCAAGTCCGACATAAGCCAGACCCGCAGTACATTCGGCGGCCAGGAAGATGGCGACATGGTGCCAACCACCACCGTGCCTATGGGTTACTACGTCAAACCTATCGATGAGCATTGGGCGTTCGGTGTAGGTTTTTATGTACCTTTTGGTCTGATGACTGACTATGGCAGCGGTTTCGCCGGGCGTTATTACGCTAACAAAAGCGAGGTCACGACCCTTACGTTCCAGCCCACTATCAGCTATGCCTTCAACGACAGAGTTTCGATCGGGTTCGGTCCGACCATCAACCGAATCAGCGGTGAGCTGTCCGGTATGGTGCCCAATCCACTTAGCCCTGGTCGCAATGACGGAAAACTCAAAAGCACGGGTGACGACACGGCCCTCGGTTTCAACGCCGGTATCCTGGTGCAGGCTACAGACCGAACCCGTTTGGGCATGACCTACCATTCCAAGGTCAGTTATAAATTGGATGCCAAGACAAAGGTCACTGACGGCATCTTTAGCGTGTTGGGGGTCAGCGGCCAGAGTTATGACGCTTCGCTGGATGTGGATACCCCAGAGTCAGTGGATTTCTCGGTGACTCATCAGCTCAATAACGACTGGACCGTCTACTTGGGGAGCACCTGGACTCGCTGGAGTCGCTTCAAAGAGTTAACCATCGAGAACACGGGTTTACCCCCTGCGTTGAGCGGCGCGCTGGGCACCATTACCGAAGAGCAGAATTGGCACGATACGTGGGCTCACGCTATCGGTGCGGCGTATCAACTGAACAACCAATGGGTACTTCGCGCAGGTTTTTCGGTTGATCAGTCGCCCACCAACAACACAAACCGGGGGCCACGCATTCCTACAGGCGACCGGAAGGTTGTCAGCTTCGGTGCTGGCTGGACTCCGGCGGACAACGTCACGATCGATGTTGCTTATTCCTACCTGTGGGAGGAGAGCGTGCAGGTCAACCAGACCTCGCCGACCAGAGGTGCATACGGTGCCAAATACAAGAACAGTGCGAGCGGGCTCGGTGCTTCCGTCAGTTACCGCTTCTAG
- a CDS encoding TetR/AcrR family transcriptional regulator — protein sequence MNQPSISSPSSRGPVDHDIRDQIVAAANEHFSQYGYGKTTVSDLAKAIGFSKAYIYKFFDSKQAIGEAICANCLAEIVAAVEQAINVEDLSPTERFRRLVKAVIATGVNLFFNDRKLYDIAAFAASESWPSTQAYDAQIKRFVLQIVREGREIGEFERKTPLDETVEAIHLALRPFVNPLLLQYNLDFVEEAPMLTSNLILRSLMP from the coding sequence ATGAATCAGCCATCAATATCTTCGCCCAGCTCACGTGGCCCAGTTGATCACGACATTCGCGATCAGATTGTCGCGGCGGCAAACGAACACTTCAGTCAATACGGCTATGGCAAAACCACGGTTTCCGACCTGGCCAAGGCCATCGGGTTTTCAAAGGCCTACATCTACAAATTTTTTGATTCCAAGCAGGCGATCGGTGAAGCAATCTGCGCAAATTGTCTGGCAGAAATCGTCGCGGCTGTGGAGCAGGCTATCAATGTAGAAGACCTGTCGCCGACGGAGCGCTTTCGACGTCTGGTCAAAGCAGTGATCGCCACAGGTGTGAATCTGTTCTTTAACGACCGAAAACTCTATGACATTGCAGCGTTCGCGGCGTCGGAAAGCTGGCCCAGTACGCAGGCTTATGACGCACAGATCAAACGCTTCGTGTTGCAAATCGTGCGAGAGGGGCGAGAGATTGGCGAATTTGAACGCAAGACTCCGCTGGACGAGACAGTAGAAGCGATACATCTCGCGCTGCGACCATTCGTCAACCCTTTGCTGCTGCAGTACAACCTCGATTTCGTCGAGGAAGCGCCCATGCTCACTTCCAACCTCATCTTGCGTAGCCTCATGCCTTGA
- a CDS encoding helix-turn-helix domain-containing protein yields the protein MEREWECGNPLRRQAWSAAINATLRVLEGKWKIVIINELMAAKGRPLRFSELEKLIPDVTQKMLIQQLKGLQQDDIVQRTVYPEVPPRVEYALTVLGHALGPAMTALIDWAELRHQHEEKGMEPSSVSDNELLER from the coding sequence ATGGAGCGCGAGTGGGAATGTGGGAACCCTTTACGACGGCAGGCCTGGTCAGCCGCTATAAACGCTACGCTTCGCGTTTTGGAGGGCAAATGGAAAATTGTGATCATCAATGAGCTGATGGCCGCTAAAGGCCGGCCGCTTCGGTTCTCCGAACTGGAAAAGCTCATTCCCGATGTCACGCAGAAGATGCTCATTCAGCAGTTGAAAGGGCTTCAGCAGGATGACATCGTTCAACGCACCGTATACCCAGAGGTGCCGCCGCGGGTGGAGTACGCGCTGACGGTGCTGGGTCATGCACTGGGCCCGGCTATGACTGCCCTGATAGACTGGGCTGAGCTTCGTCACCAGCACGAGGAGAAGGGGATGGAACCGTCTAGCGTTAGCGACAATGAACTTTTGGAACGCTAA
- a CDS encoding NAD(P)-binding domain-containing protein has product MKIAIVGIGSIGGTLTRKLVTAGHEVSVANSRGKEAVSAFAKEAGAVPCDLKDVFDSADAVIISIPQPAMAALPKNLLAALPSSVPVVDTSNYYPGLRDERIAALENGQTESVWVSEQLGRPVIKAFNNILAYSLENLGKPKDAEGRLGVAVAGDDESHKRLVMQLVDDVGFEPVDSDSLEDSWRQQPCTPAYCCDYTADEMRPALNAAVKGAAAQKREAFNTQLPALFAKNPSHHDVVEFNRSFNTAS; this is encoded by the coding sequence ATGAAAATTGCGATCGTTGGTATTGGATCTATCGGCGGAACCCTTACCCGAAAGCTTGTCACTGCTGGCCACGAAGTCAGTGTGGCCAACTCTCGGGGAAAAGAGGCGGTGAGCGCCTTTGCCAAGGAAGCAGGTGCCGTTCCTTGTGACTTGAAAGATGTCTTCGACAGCGCCGATGCTGTAATTATTTCCATTCCCCAACCGGCCATGGCGGCGCTTCCCAAGAACCTTTTGGCCGCATTGCCATCCTCGGTTCCAGTGGTCGACACGAGTAATTACTACCCGGGCCTGAGAGACGAGCGCATCGCCGCTTTGGAAAATGGTCAAACCGAGAGCGTCTGGGTCAGCGAGCAGCTTGGCCGACCGGTAATCAAGGCCTTCAACAATATTCTTGCTTATTCGCTGGAGAATCTTGGTAAGCCAAAAGACGCCGAAGGCCGCCTGGGCGTAGCCGTTGCGGGGGACGATGAAAGTCATAAGCGTCTCGTGATGCAACTTGTCGATGACGTTGGATTCGAGCCAGTCGACAGTGACAGCCTGGAGGATTCATGGCGTCAACAACCCTGTACGCCAGCGTACTGCTGCGATTACACCGCTGATGAGATGCGTCCGGCGCTGAATGCCGCAGTCAAGGGAGCCGCAGCACAGAAGCGCGAAGCGTTCAATACGCAACTCCCTGCCCTGTTCGCCAAAAATCCCTCTCATCATGACGTAGTTGAATTTAATCGGAGCTTCAACACGGCAAGCTGA
- a CDS encoding site-specific integrase, translating to MAKLTAKQLEVLTSADDGRTLREDGGLTAKVRAGVRGVTVLFRYEFKLHGIKRDHRLGSWPKKSLAQIRAERDEMRVSVTKGVDPSIARKAARIEAQAAIIATIANAERESAENKTVTDLFEEWMRDGVSRQDGNTELRRSFTKDVLPIIGNKPLRNLTEKDLLTVLRSVKARGLNRAVVIRSKDIGQMLRWAEKRKPWRALMVDGNPADLIDVNKLLDHDYQEQRDRLLSIDEIRELRDIFARLERDYDALPAGQKYSGIRPVNPRVQCAVWICLSTLCRIGELLKSEWRHVDLEKGTWLIPANATKGHKGKRQDHHVFLSSFAVKQFKRLKEKSGHTPFCFPSKDESNHVDTKTVSKLIGDRQCSFKNRKNPLSGRHHDDSLVLSQGNSREWTPHDLRRTGATMMQELGVPLDIIDRCQNHLLGGSKVRRHYLHYDYAKEKNEAWNILGQHLETIFACPSHRR from the coding sequence GTGGCAAAACTAACGGCGAAGCAACTGGAGGTGCTCACCTCCGCGGATGACGGTAGGACGTTGCGCGAAGACGGTGGCCTGACAGCCAAAGTACGCGCGGGTGTACGCGGCGTTACTGTACTGTTTCGCTACGAGTTCAAACTGCACGGAATCAAACGCGATCACCGACTGGGCAGTTGGCCCAAAAAATCGCTGGCGCAGATCCGTGCCGAGCGTGACGAAATGAGAGTGAGCGTCACTAAAGGCGTAGACCCCAGCATCGCCCGCAAGGCCGCCAGGATCGAGGCCCAAGCAGCCATCATCGCCACCATTGCCAACGCCGAACGCGAGTCCGCCGAGAACAAGACAGTCACTGATCTTTTCGAGGAGTGGATGCGCGACGGCGTGTCCCGCCAGGACGGCAACACCGAACTGCGCCGCAGCTTTACCAAAGATGTGTTACCAATCATTGGCAATAAGCCGCTGCGTAACCTCACCGAGAAAGATCTGCTCACCGTCCTGCGCTCGGTCAAAGCCCGCGGCCTGAACCGCGCCGTTGTGATTCGTAGTAAGGACATCGGCCAGATGCTACGCTGGGCCGAGAAACGCAAGCCGTGGCGCGCCCTAATGGTCGATGGAAATCCGGCCGACTTGATAGACGTCAACAAACTGCTCGATCACGACTACCAAGAACAACGCGACCGCCTCCTTTCCATCGACGAAATCCGCGAACTGCGCGATATCTTCGCCCGCCTGGAGCGCGACTACGACGCCCTACCCGCCGGCCAGAAATATTCAGGCATCCGACCGGTGAATCCACGCGTGCAATGCGCCGTCTGGATCTGCCTCAGTACGCTCTGCCGCATTGGCGAACTGCTCAAGTCCGAGTGGCGCCATGTCGATCTGGAAAAAGGCACATGGCTCATCCCGGCCAACGCCACCAAAGGACACAAAGGCAAACGGCAGGATCATCATGTTTTCCTGTCATCATTCGCTGTGAAGCAGTTCAAGCGCCTGAAAGAAAAATCCGGGCACACCCCTTTTTGCTTTCCTAGCAAAGATGAAAGCAACCACGTCGATACGAAGACCGTAAGCAAGCTGATCGGCGACCGGCAGTGCTCTTTCAAGAACCGTAAAAACCCGCTATCCGGTCGCCATCATGATGACTCGCTAGTGCTAAGCCAAGGAAACAGCCGGGAATGGACACCGCATGACTTGCGTCGTACGGGAGCGACCATGATGCAGGAACTGGGTGTACCGCTGGACATCATCGACCGCTGCCAGAACCACTTGCTGGGTGGCTCAAAAGTCCGCCGGCATTATCTGCACTATGACTATGCCAAGGAGAAAAATGAGGCATGGAACATACTGGGGCAGCATCTCGAGACGATCTTCGCTTGCCCAAGCCATCGGCGCTGA
- a CDS encoding YHS domain-containing protein, protein MPTVFTEPDDPALICHREEEYKGDKYHFCSDQFMGIFDNEPEKHIQAFLPPFIITKLTEYVLKLYTSVDYFERHPPIRHRDDLRHYCFVSHIEDLLIARS, encoded by the coding sequence TTGCCAACGGTATTTACTGAGCCGGATGACCCCGCTTTAATATGCCATCGGGAGGAGGAATACAAAGGTGATAAGTATCACTTTTGCTCTGATCAATTCATGGGTATCTTCGATAACGAGCCGGAGAAACATATCCAGGCTTTTCTGCCGCCTTTTATCATCACCAAGCTCACCGAATACGTGCTCAAACTGTATACATCGGTTGACTACTTCGAGCGGCATCCACCGATCCGTCATCGCGACGACCTTCGTCATTACTGTTTCGTCAGCCATATCGAGGATCTCCTGATAGCAAGGAGTTGA
- a CDS encoding LysR family transcriptional regulator, translating into MDMMQHLDHLTLHLFIRIFEESTIARAKERAFIAPSAVSKRGSDIETRFSAPLLKRSKCEVEPSRTSAWPNSVSAASCQRYLLSRMTPL; encoded by the coding sequence ATGGACATGATGCAGCACCTGGATCATTTGACTTTGCACCTGTTCATTCGGATTTTCGAAGAGAGCACCATTGCACGCGCCAAAGAGCGGGCATTCATCGCGCCATCGGCCGTCAGTAAACGGGGTTCCGACATCGAGACACGATTCAGTGCGCCGCTGCTCAAACGCAGTAAGTGCGAGGTTGAACCCTCAAGAACTTCGGCCTGGCCAAACTCTGTCAGTGCTGCTAGTTGCCAACGGTATTTACTGAGCCGGATGACCCCGCTTTAA